Within the Scyliorhinus canicula chromosome 6, sScyCan1.1, whole genome shotgun sequence genome, the region ACGggcaagtggagctgagtccacaaaagatcagccatgatctcattgaatggcggagcaggttccaggggccagatggcctactcctgctcctagttcttatgttcttatgaaacatCTGTTTTAAGTTCACCGCAATCCAAGATGTCGTTTGACAGACGGCATGCAGCCAACCAATgtcggtggaggtgtggacttgggtaggatgctctttccaagggttggtgcagcctcgatgggctgagttgcctctttctgcactgttcatTCCATGAATCAGaccaggaagaaaagctgaatTCCAGGACCAGAGCTGTATTGTTCTCACAGGGAGGTaaaagctccatctggtggcagAAAGACAGACGtgcaacaacctgaaaatcctgtgGAAAGCACCATCTGGTGGCCAGTGAGAACAACTGCATTGACTTGGAATTCTTAGGTGAAACACTATCTGTTGGAGAAAGGATGGAGTTGGGCCAAATTCAAGCTCCCGAGCAAACCGATTTACAGAGACTGCAACCACAGACTGGAGACTCATCACAGACATACCTCATTAATCCCTGTTTTCTTTATTCCTCGCCGACCCTTGGTGTTTGTCTTCtgtgtgtctgggcagagggtgGGACCGGATCTTGGGATTAGGTCGTGTAGTAGCTGGTTGTGCTGTTATTTccttatatgttcatcttttctATTGTTTTTAATGAATAGAtggtttgttaatgttttacttgtAAATATGGTGTCTGTTCcttattggagcagtcaaggttaAAGATATTCGGGAAATACAAATGATTGGTTAATGCAcatgtgttgggactccggggtctgtggggctggaattgattgtACTCTCATCCAGAGTGTTGTAGCACACTTccatcaaataactccactccacctgatTGAACCTCTCTACATCTAATGCCACCAGAACCAGAACCATGTCTCGTTTCTCAGCCAGAGAAAGCaacacattcagcagcctcctcacattcgatGACAACTGTTTGCACTTAATAAACCCTgtgtgatcctccccaatcagccTCGAaaggcacccctccaaccttaatgccagaaactttgccaatatcttggcatccacattcaggagaTGTGGGCCTCTGCCCACATACCACGAGATCCTTATCCTCTTGAAGAACAGCAGGATTGAGGCCTGCCCCGTCGCTTTGAGCAAGACACCCCTCCATTGCATCCCCGAACATTTCCACCATCAAGGGATCCAGCTTATCCTTAAATCTTTGATAAAATTTGACTGGAAATCCATCCGGACCCGCCACCTTTCCGGGTGGCATCCTCCCAATTGTCACCTTAAAACCCTCCATACCCATCGGCTCCTCCAGCTCTTCCCTTTCCACTCACCCAACTCACTGTAACTTTCCCAGGAACCCCTTCATCTCCCATTCATCCTCGAGTGGCTTCCAGATAGtgattagcaatgttgcttcacagcaccaaggaaacTTCCCATCCTCGGTCAATGTCTttacagagtctgcactttctccccatgtctgcatgggtttcttctgggtgatccaggttcctcccaaaagtcccaaaactctggattttcacagtaacttcattgcagtgtttgtgtcagcctacttgtgacactaataaagattattgttatacaAGTCCCTATAAAATTTCTCAAACACCGCATAAATCTGTTCCAGAGTCGCCAGCCACTTCCCTGTCTTGTCTTGAATGATCTCCCTCACAGTGCTCCCTCTTTCGAACTGGCCTGCCAGCATACACCCTGCCTTCCCCCGGTACTCATAAATATTCACCCTCAACCTTCTCAAATGATGCACCAATTTGCCCATAGATATTCCCTCGAACCTCACCTGCAACTCCTCTCCCTCTGCAAGGAGTTTCAGGTGGAGGTCCTCTGCATACCTCCCAtctacctccaaaatctcttctacCAACAATTGgcgttcctccctctcctccttggccttaaacaagatcacctccccACTCACCagtgctttcagagcctcccaaagtACCGACGGCCAGAGCTCTCCCGTAAAATTCAACCCCATACACGACTTAATCACTTTCCCTACCTTGGCACAGTAACTCCGATTTGCCAATAACCCCATATTCACCCTCCTTTCCATCATCTGGgctacctccttctccagtgcgACATCCATTCAATGCGGAGTGTGATCCGAGAATTGCCGAATACGCTGCCTTCTTAAATCCAGCCAACCTTGAGAGCACCTTGTGCACcagagagaaaaacaaatactcccgttccctcagGTGTAAAAATCTCCACAGGTCAaactcctccatctccctcatgagCCCAGCCAACGTCTTTGCCCCGACCTCACCAGAGGGGGTCAGCGAACATGGCTCAGACATGTCCACCTTCGGCTCCAGCACGGTGttccaattgccccccccccccccccccatccttaccCCACAGCAACCCGTGGGTATCCAGATTCGGAAATAACAGCAAACACTTACTTCACAAATCCCAGAGCATCCctttcaacttctctccttgctcctccAACTCAGCCAACGTCTTCATCACTGCCACCTGTATTGGgacaatcacctcctccacccactcttctCTGAGCTATCATCTCCCCCTGAAGCACCTCCAAATGTTTTGACAAACACCCTAtaaagggcagcacagcagcatagtggttagcaccgtggcttcacagcgccggggtcccaggtttgatttcccgctgggtcactgtctgtgcggagtctgcatgttctccaggtgtctgagtgggtttcctctgggcgctctcgtttcctcccacagtccaaagacctgcaggttatgtggattggccatgataaattgcccttagtgaccaaaaaggttcggagaggttatttggttatggggatagggtggaagtgagggcttaagcgggtcggtgcagtctcgctgggccaaatgccctccttctgcactgtatgttctatgctccaactgcacctgcatctCAATCAGTTTCAACTGTGAGGGGAGCGGCCCCACCCGACAACCCAGCTCCCACCATCTTTCTTCCTGTGAAACTCCCAGCACCACTTGCCGGCGGACTTTTGCACAACCCCTTCTTTCCAGTTACTTTTCTTCTGGAATTTGACATTCTCCAACCTACTTCTAACTTCCCACACAGGTTCATCTAAAGATTATCCATGAAACCGGGCATAAAAGTCTAAAAACCAGAGACTCTAGCAGGAGCCGCCTAACGTGAAACCTCCATCTGCATGTCAGCATCAGAAGTTGCCCTTCTCTGTTCACTTGAGAGAAAATAAAAACAGGTTTTAAAGTTTTATGAAATATGTCTAAGCTGTGAAATCAAAAGTAGCAatttagaatcgtagaattccctgcagtgcaggaggccattcagcccattgtgtctgaaacaaccttttgaaagagcacaATACCTTGGACCACATTccacacctatccccataacataatttaaccttttggacactataggGCAATTTTTGTGGACAATTCACCTCACCTgtagatctttggattgtggggaaacCCAAACAaatacgggagaatgtgcaaacaccacagtcaaccaaggccggaatcgaacccgggcccctggcactgtgaggaagtaGTGCTAACGCGCTGTGCCACATGCTGACCTCACCAAAATCCACGGAAAGTGGATCACGATTGTTTCATCGCAGGAATTAGCAAAACAGCTTTAACACTGGGCAAAACAGCAGCAGCTACTGGGACAGCTGATCAAAGGTTTGGTCCAAGTGGCAGGCTCTGAAGTAGGCTAACGAATCAGATTGCTGAAGCTGGATGGCCACAAACTCCCACTGgtgctgttgggggagatggtttAATTTGGTTCTCTCTTGTCTCCACCCAGATGCCTGATATCAACCGGCAGCCATGGTCGATCTGATGGACACTCAGAACCTATTTCCTGATGAGGATATAAGACCAATAAAATCAACAAATAAAATTCAAAACAGGACCATATTTAAATACTGATCATTCCAAACGAAAGAAACACCTGGTATTAAACGTAGACAAACGTTAAGTGTGTTCTGTGTTCCTGAATGGAGATTTTTCAACTCTGATACGTTTCTCAGAGGTCATGTTTGATCatagaaaggtgggggggggggggggggtgctgggctcAGCACCTAGCCCCACCCTCACAGTTGGACCCCTTTCTTTCAAGATGGCACAagctgtgatgaggatgcagagatgcttcagcgtgatatggacaggttgagtgagcgGGAAAAAACAtgccagatgcagtataatatgggtaagtgaggttattcattttggtcacaAAAACAGGGAGGCAGATGATTGTCTGGATGACCATAAATTAtgagagaggaatgtgcaacaGATCTGGGTCTCCTTGTACACCAGTAGTGAAAGTAAGCAGACAGGTGCATTCGGGATGTCTTGATGCTAttgatgatgtggaggtgcctgcattgaactggggtgagcacagtaagaagtcttacaacaccaggttagagtccaacatgtttgtttcttatcactagctttcggagcacaggatTCAcaagaggaaggagctgtgctctgaaagctagtgattcgaaaacaaacctgttggactttaatctggtgttgtaagacttcttattgatgCTATtgcacaggaccctggtgaggccacacttggaatattgcgtctCCTTCTCtgcggaaggatgttcttgccttaGAGGGAGtgaacaaaggtttaccagactgattcctgggatagtgaTTCCTGTCTCATGAGGAGAGATTCAGTTAGGATTGTAGTCGCTGAAGTTCAGGTgagtgagggaggatctcattgaaacctataaaattctaacaggactggaaagGGTGGATTCAGGAAGGacattcccgatggtgggtgtgtccagaatgagggggtcacagtctgagaatacgcagtaggccatttaggactgagagcaGGCATTACTTCGGAGAGTGGGCGGCCTGCGGAATTCatcaccacagaaagcagttgaggccaaaacattgtatgttttcaagaagcagttagatatagtgaAGGAGATCAAAGAAAACGCGGGAAGGCGGgttattgagctggatgatcagccatgatcacaatgaatggtggagcaggttcaaagggccaaatgctTCCTCTATTTTTTTCTCAATAATTCTCAGGAAAAAAAAGCATTGTGAAAGTACAAAACACCATTTAATCATAAAGCAGCGAGAACATATTCCAGCAACATGTCAGCCTGGGGCTGTGAAGTCCTCTCCATCACCATCTGACTGGCACCTTCAGGTGCGGTATCTTTGTTTTCTGGGACGTGGGCTGGTCGGTATTTAATGCCCATCATTATTTCACCATGGCCCACGGTTTGTGCTGACCAAGGCGGCTGCACTCTCGTTATCCGTGCTGTAGGGTCCCCGGCACACTGAGGTGTTCCTTCATTAGTCCAGAGGCCTCTTCTGCGGCCGCTTGCGCTGCAGACGGTTGGTCGCTGACAGAGGTGCTGGGGAGCTCCTGTCCACCCTGAGACCATCTCGATGGGAGCCCCCCGGTGTGCCAGGCTGGAGCTCCTCCAGGCTCACCATGCACGATGGCATCTCCCTGCTTTCCGTCGATGGGGGAGGTGCCTCACTGGGAGGAGCGTCCAGGTGCACCATGTGCCTCCCATTCGGCTGCAGGGAGCTCACAGCCAACGCGACGGTCTGCAGGTTGGCGCTCACACCCAGCAGGCACTGAGTGTTCTGCTGGATCTGACTCTCCATGGTGGACGCCAGCCTCTCCATGGCGGAGGCCATGCGCTCGCAGGAACGACCAATGACCAAACTCATATCCTGCAGGGACTCCTTCATGATCCGTGCATGTCCGCTTATAGCCTTGGGCAGCTCTGCCAGACTCTCCCCGGCTCGTTGCTGCAACTCCAGCAGACTGAGAGTGGCCGACATCAGGGGGCCGTCATCATCGGCCTGGCGCTCGGAATGGGCCTGTCCTCCAAAGTCCGGCGGGCTCTCGGGCACCTCGTCTTtcacagcccccatcagctgcacctGCATCACATTGAGGTGTTCACCGTATTGAGAGTCCGGCAGCATTGGCTTTCCCACCGGGGTGATCGTCCCTCTGCTGGTGGAAAGGAAGGGCGAGAGATTTGATGCTGCGTCCTCCGAGGTGTGGGCACTCCCTTCCTCCGAGGAGGCCAGAGAAACGTTATTGGCGGCATCTCGATATCCCTCCACAGCACGTAGACCTGCAGGggtggggagagaacacaagctgttagcctccactgccctctgaaCCCTGACTCCCAGCCACGAGTGTCCTCTACCCTTTctgccaaggggctggtttagctca harbors:
- the LOC119967862 gene encoding uncharacterized protein LOC119967862 is translated as MLQSRYRNAPRFSEASLHVLLQGVRERQEVLYPADRKKRSSRLTKVAWTEIAAEVTRCGLQQRDCVQCRKRMNDLLRSARDKKAYNNIEMLKMGTEVPYFRNLTRAEAQALELAGDQGGFCISDVETGVKSIKCLRAVEGYRDAANNVSLASSEEGSAHTSEDAASNLSPFLSTSRGTITPVGKPMLPDSQYGEHLNVMQVQLMGAVKDEVPESPPDFGGQAHSERQADDDGPLMSATLSLLELQQRAGESLAELPKAISGHARIMKESLQDMSLVIGRSCERMASAMERLASTMESQIQQNTQCLLGVSANLQTVALAVSSLQPNGRHMVHLDAPPSEAPPPSTESREMPSCMVSLEELQPGTPGGSHRDGLRVDRSSPAPLSATNRLQRKRPQKRPLD